One genomic segment of Diceros bicornis minor isolate mBicDic1 chromosome 25, mDicBic1.mat.cur, whole genome shotgun sequence includes these proteins:
- the CBX6 gene encoding chromobox protein homolog 6, translating into MELSAVGERVFAAESIIKRRIRKGRIEYLVKWKGWAIKYSTWEPEENILDSRLIAAFEQKERERELYGPKKRGPKPKTFLLKARAQAEALRISDVHFSVKPSASASSPKLHSSAAVHRLKKDIRRCHRMSRRPLPRPDPQGGSPGLRPPISPFSETVRIINRKVKPREPKRNRIILNLKVIDKGTGGGGAGQGTGALARPKVPSRNRVIGKSKKFSESILRTQIRHMKLGAFALYNKPLPGPPPPPPAGKTDAAAAPSPGLLLAPPAAPYDGRSSSSSGCPSPAPQSSDPDDAPPKLLPETMSPSAPAWLEPEVLDLSVPPEAAATSKRAPPDGAAAAAQALPAAPEPVGASSEPEAGDWRPEMSPCSNVVVTDVTSNLLTVTIKEFCNPEDFEKVAAGVAGAAGAGGSSGVSK; encoded by the exons ATGGAGCTGTCTGCAGTGGGCGAGCGGGTCTTCGCGGCCGAATCCATCATCAAACGGCGGATCCGAAAG GGACGCATCGAGTACCTGGTGAAATGGAAGGGGTGGGCCATCAA GTACAGCACTTGGGAGCCCGAGGAGAACATCCTGGACTCGCGGCTCATTGCAGCCTTCgagcagaa GGAGAGGGAGCGTGAGCTGTATGGGCCCAAGAAGAGGGGACCCAAACCTAAAACTTTCCTTCTGAAG GCGCGGGCCCAGGCCGAGGCCCTCCGCATCAGCGATGTGCACTTCTCGGTCAAACCGAGCGCCAGCGCCTCCTCGCCCAAGCTGCACTCCAGCGCGGCCGTGCACCGGCTCAAGAAGGACATCCGCCGCTGCCACCGCATGTCCCGCCGCCCCCTGCCCCGCCCAGACCCCCAGGGGGGCAGCCCCGGCCTGCGCCCCCCCATCTCGCCCTTTTCGGAGACGGTGCGCATCATCAACCGTAAGGTGAAGCCCCGGGAGCCCAAGCGGAACCGCATCATCTTGAACCTGAAGGTGATCGACAAGGGCACGGGCGGAGGGGGCGCCGGGCAGGGGACTGGGGCCCTCGCCCGCCCCAAAGTCCCCTCGCGGAACCGCGTCATCGGCAAGAGCAAGAAGTTCAGCGAGAGCATCCTGCGCACGCAGATCCGCCACATGAAGCTCGGCGCCTTCGCGCTGTACAACAAGCCGCTGCCCGGCCCTCCGCCGCCCCCGCCGGCCGGCAAGACcgacgccgccgccgcccccagcCCGGGGCTGCTCCTGGCGCCCCCCGCTGCCCCCTATGACGGCCGCAGCTCCAGCTCCTCCGGCTGCCCTTCGCCGGCACCGCAGTCCTCCGACCCCGACGACGCGCCCCCCAAGCTGCTCCCCGAGACCATGAGCCCGTCTGCCCCCGCCTGGCTCGAGCCCGAGGTGCTCGACCTGTCCGTACCCCCGGAGGCGGCAGCCACCAGCAAGCGGGCGCCTCCCGACGGCGCTGCTGCTGCCGCCCAGGCGCTTCCCGCGGCCCCCGAGCCTGTCGGCGCCTCCTCGGAGCCTGAGGCTGGGGACTGGCGCCCTGAGATGTCACCCTGCTCCAACGTGGTCGTCACCGATGTCACCAGCAACCTCCTGACGGTCACTATCAAGGAATTCTGCAACCCTGAGGATTTCGAGAAGGTGGCTGCTGGGGTAGCAGGCGCCGCAGGGGCGGGTGGCAGCAGTGGGGTGAGCAAGTGA